A section of the Mycolicibacterium anyangense genome encodes:
- the mftB gene encoding mycofactocin biosynthesis chaperone MftB (MftB, a small protein, is a peptide chaperone that assists the radical SAM enzyme MftC in performing two modifications to the C-terminal Val-Tyr dipeptide of the mycofactocin precursor peptide, MftA. MftB's role is analogous to the role of PqqD in the biosynthesis of PQQ, a cofactor that derives entirely from a Tyr and a Glu in the precursor PqqA.): MPAHAVGDPAVAGSNFDPAGSWRLHPQVAVRPEPFGALLYHFGTRKLSFLKNRTILAVIESLPDHPDVHRALRAAGVEADDEAPYLHALGVLASSNMLICKESQ; the protein is encoded by the coding sequence GTGCCCGCCCACGCCGTGGGCGATCCGGCTGTCGCCGGGTCGAACTTCGACCCGGCCGGCAGCTGGCGTCTGCACCCGCAGGTGGCGGTGCGCCCCGAACCGTTCGGCGCACTGCTCTACCACTTCGGCACCAGGAAGCTGTCGTTCCTCAAGAACCGAACCATCCTGGCCGTCATCGAGTCGCTGCCCGATCATCCGGACGTGCACCGTGCACTGCGCGCCGCCGGCGTCGAAGCCGACGACGAAGCGCCGTACCTGCACGCCCTGGGCGTACTCGCATCCTCGAACATGCTGATCTGCAAGGAATCCCAATGA
- the mftE gene encoding mycofactocin biosynthesis peptidyl-dipeptidase MftE: MNSAYHRPVALRSELGNSTSGQLRGTSATILIPVGSTEQHGPHLPLDTDTRIATAVARAVTEELDRAEPGQFLLAPAIAYGASGEHEGFPGTVSIGTEVLTSVLLEYGRSACGWARRIVFVNGHGGNIEAMRAAVTLLRREGRDATWAPCVAEGGDAHAGHTETSVVLHLSPADVRTEAWCSGNREPLVNLLPRMRSGGVAAVSEVGVLGDPTTATAAEGARIFDGMVADCRGRLLRWTPAADGMLS, encoded by the coding sequence GTGAATTCGGCTTACCATCGGCCGGTGGCGTTGCGGAGCGAGTTGGGGAACTCGACATCGGGACAGCTCCGCGGCACGTCCGCGACGATCTTGATTCCGGTCGGATCGACCGAGCAGCACGGTCCGCACCTCCCGCTGGACACCGACACCCGGATCGCGACGGCCGTGGCGCGGGCCGTCACCGAGGAGCTCGACCGCGCCGAGCCCGGACAGTTCCTGCTTGCCCCCGCAATCGCCTACGGCGCCTCCGGCGAGCATGAAGGGTTCCCCGGCACGGTGTCGATCGGCACCGAGGTCCTGACGTCGGTGCTGCTCGAGTACGGCCGCTCGGCCTGCGGCTGGGCCCGGCGGATCGTCTTCGTCAACGGCCACGGCGGCAATATCGAGGCGATGCGCGCGGCGGTCACGCTGCTGCGCCGGGAAGGCCGCGACGCCACCTGGGCCCCATGTGTCGCCGAGGGCGGCGACGCCCACGCCGGGCATACCGAAACCTCTGTAGTGCTTCACCTTTCACCGGCCGACGTCCGTACTGAGGCCTGGTGCAGCGGCAACCGGGAGCCGCTGGTGAACCTGTTGCCCCGGATGCGGAGCGGCGGTGTGGCGGCGGTGAGCGAGGTGGGCGTGTTGGGTGACCCGACGACGGCGACGGCGGCGGAAGGGGCGCGGATCTTCGACGGGATGGTCGCCGACTGTCGGGGGCGCCTGCTGCGCTGGACCCCAGCCGCCGACGGGATGCTCTCATGA
- the mftA gene encoding mycofactocin precursor MftA (Mycofactocin is a small molecule electron carrier derived from the final two amino acids, Val-Tyr, of MftA, the mycofactocin precursor. It plays a role in redox homeostasis and the metabolism of alcohols and aldehydes in Actinobacteria, including Mycobacterium tuberculosis.), translating to MEQSQNIEVDNELVTETLVEEVSIDGMCGVY from the coding sequence ATGGAGCAGAGCCAGAACATCGAGGTGGACAACGAGCTGGTGACCGAGACCCTCGTCGAAGAGGTCTCGATCGACGGGATGTGCGGGGTCTACTGA
- a CDS encoding RNA polymerase sigma factor yields the protein MSADSDPGDAPHQLLAVYDEALPIVYRYFVRRCPDRATAEDLTSETFLAAMDAARRSEPPPIAVPWLLGVARHKLADHYRRRATRETVTVAEVPDAQAPDGWETELDRIVAESVLARLPDTHRTVLALRYMDDCSVPECAELIGRTVHATEALLVRARKAFRTLYPEGGVR from the coding sequence GTGAGCGCGGATTCCGACCCCGGTGATGCCCCGCACCAGCTGCTGGCGGTGTACGACGAGGCGCTCCCGATCGTGTACCGCTACTTCGTCCGCCGCTGCCCCGACCGGGCCACCGCGGAAGACCTGACCTCCGAAACGTTCCTGGCCGCGATGGATGCCGCCCGGCGTTCCGAGCCACCCCCGATCGCGGTGCCGTGGCTGCTGGGTGTGGCCCGCCACAAACTCGCCGACCACTACCGGCGGCGGGCCACCCGCGAGACGGTCACCGTCGCCGAGGTCCCCGACGCCCAAGCGCCCGACGGCTGGGAGACCGAACTGGACCGGATCGTCGCCGAGAGCGTGCTGGCCCGACTGCCAGACACCCACCGCACCGTGCTGGCGCTGCGTTACATGGACGACTGTTCGGTGCCCGAGTGCGCCGAACTGATCGGACGAACCGTCCACGCCACCGAGGCCCTACTGGTGCGGGCCCGCAAGGCTTTCCGAACTCTCTACCCGGAAGGAGGCGTCCGGTGA
- the mftD gene encoding pre-mycofactocin synthase MftD (MftD, an enzyme found in the mycofactocin biosynthesis locus, performs an oxidative deamination of 3-amino-5-[(p-hydroxyphenyl)methyl]-4,4-dimethyl-2-pyrrolidinone (AHDP). The resulting compound, now called pre-mycofactocin (PMFT), is a biologically active redox cofactor that can oxidize the non-exchangeable NADH of TIGR03971 family SDR-type oxidoreductases.) codes for MARDTWFETVAIAQQRAKKRLPKSAYSALLAGSEKGLTVSDNVEAFGELGFAPHVIGALEKRDLATTVMGQDISLPVVISPTGVQAVHPDGEVAVARAAAARGTAIGLSSFASKPVEEVVAANPKTFFQIYWLGDRAAIAARADRAKAAGAVGLIVTTDWSFSHGRDWGSPKIPEKMDLRTMVTMSPEALTRPRWFLEWAKTLRPPALSVPNQAIRGEGAPPFFEAYGQWMGTPPPTWEDIAWLREYWGGPFMLKGVMRVDDAKRAVDAGVSAISVSNHGGNNIDGTPAAIRALPAVAEAVGDQIEVLLDGGIRRGSDVVKALALGARAVMIGRAYLWGLGAAGQAGVENVLDIMYGGIDSVLRGLGKASVHDLTPEDVLVPDGFTRTLGVPPSSH; via the coding sequence ATGGCACGTGACACCTGGTTCGAAACCGTCGCGATCGCGCAGCAGCGCGCCAAGAAGCGCCTGCCGAAGTCCGCGTACTCGGCCCTGCTGGCCGGCAGCGAGAAGGGCCTGACGGTCTCCGACAATGTCGAGGCATTCGGCGAGCTGGGCTTCGCTCCGCACGTCATCGGTGCGTTGGAGAAGCGTGATCTCGCGACGACGGTGATGGGACAGGATATTTCGTTGCCTGTCGTGATATCGCCGACCGGTGTTCAGGCGGTGCACCCCGACGGCGAGGTGGCTGTGGCCCGCGCTGCCGCGGCGCGCGGCACCGCGATCGGGCTGTCGTCCTTCGCGAGCAAGCCGGTCGAGGAGGTCGTCGCCGCCAACCCCAAGACGTTCTTCCAGATCTACTGGCTCGGTGACCGGGCCGCCATCGCGGCGCGGGCCGACCGGGCCAAGGCCGCCGGCGCCGTCGGTCTGATCGTCACCACTGACTGGAGCTTCTCGCACGGCCGGGACTGGGGCAGTCCGAAGATCCCCGAGAAGATGGATCTGCGCACCATGGTCACGATGTCCCCGGAGGCGCTGACCCGGCCCCGCTGGTTCCTGGAGTGGGCCAAGACGCTGCGCCCACCGGCACTGAGCGTGCCCAACCAGGCCATCCGCGGCGAGGGCGCCCCGCCATTCTTCGAGGCCTACGGGCAGTGGATGGGTACGCCGCCCCCGACCTGGGAGGACATCGCCTGGTTGCGGGAGTACTGGGGCGGTCCGTTCATGCTCAAGGGCGTGATGCGGGTCGATGACGCCAAACGTGCTGTGGATGCCGGTGTTTCAGCGATCTCGGTGTCCAACCACGGCGGTAACAATATCGACGGCACGCCCGCGGCCATCCGGGCGCTGCCCGCGGTCGCCGAGGCGGTGGGAGATCAGATCGAGGTCCTGCTCGACGGTGGCATCCGCCGCGGCAGCGACGTGGTCAAGGCGCTGGCGCTGGGTGCCCGCGCGGTGATGATCGGCCGGGCCTATCTGTGGGGGCTGGGAGCGGCCGGGCAGGCCGGCGTGGAGAATGTTCTGGACATCATGTACGGGGGCATCGACTCGGTGCTGCGCGGCCTGGGTAAGGCCTCGGTGCACGACCTGACCCCCGAGGACGTTCTGGTGCCTGACGGATTCACCCGGACGCTCGGCGTCCCGCCGTCGTCGCACTGA
- the mftR gene encoding mycofactocin system transcriptional regulator (MftR, the mycofactocin system transcriptional regulator, is an uncharacterized TetR family DNA-binding transcription factor. Its role is inferred by context. It occurs as part of the biosynthesis locus for mycofactocin, a partially characterized electron carrier derived from the terminal Val-Tyr dipeptide of the precursor peptide MftA, through a radical SAM enzyme-mediated process.) — protein sequence MAGDSAGAPGARVGRRRSTTQDHIADVALDLFATYGFGEVSVDDVAQASGIARRTLFRYYSSKNAIPWGAFDSHLQDFQHLLDSAADVPVATALRSALLAFNTFDDSETRHRTRMRVILQTPELQAYSMTMYAGWRAVVSVYVAGRIGGRSTDLVPQSVAWQMLGIALSAYEYWLAHESVSLPQALGDAFDAVARGLDGLDARK from the coding sequence ATGGCGGGTGATTCGGCGGGTGCGCCGGGGGCCCGGGTCGGCCGCCGGCGCTCGACCACGCAGGACCACATCGCCGACGTCGCGCTGGACCTGTTCGCCACCTATGGCTTCGGTGAGGTCAGCGTCGACGACGTCGCCCAGGCGTCCGGGATCGCGCGCCGCACCCTGTTCCGCTACTACTCGTCGAAGAACGCCATCCCGTGGGGTGCGTTCGACTCGCACCTGCAGGACTTCCAACATCTGCTCGACAGCGCGGCGGACGTACCCGTCGCCACTGCGTTGCGCTCAGCCCTGCTGGCGTTCAACACCTTTGATGATTCCGAGACACGCCACCGAACTCGGATGCGGGTGATCCTGCAAACCCCCGAGCTGCAGGCCTACTCGATGACGATGTACGCCGGCTGGCGGGCCGTGGTCTCGGTATACGTGGCCGGACGCATCGGCGGCAGATCCACTGATCTGGTCCCCCAGTCGGTGGCGTGGCAGATGCTCGGCATCGCGTTGTCGGCGTACGAATACTGGTTGGCCCACGAGTCGGTGTCGTTGCCGCAGGCTCTCGGCGACGCCTTCGACGCCGTGGCGCGCGGGCTGGACGGGCTGGACGCCCGGAAATAG
- a CDS encoding VOC family protein gives MTDPLTVLNAEDPPVQPDPEFAARLRRKLESALSLPTGTRGVEMSGTTAALADLTDDVPSIPEYPRPAALPYLTVADARGAIAWYRDALGAELHGEPIVMDDGRIGHAELAIGDGVLYLADEFTAMGLRAPEPGWTSVSLMLHVPDTDAALSRARRFGAEIEREPYQAHGFRGATIRDPFGHRWMISGPVVELIRPGDIGYLSLHTPDVRLAAAFYGHVLGWSVDDDGQVTNTVEHIALSRGEGTLRCYYAVTDIEAARTAIIAAGGRAEGPRRFALGESMDATDPDGNPFAVYVPESAQRRPALNGAGAGELSYLTHEVADSAVFRDFYSALFGWTFEPGRVADGWQIGHTQPMAGVAGGAQRQTVVPMWTVTDIEIAVRRVRDAGGTVLSEPAQQSYGLMAECTDDQGGRFYLGQF, from the coding sequence GTGACTGATCCGTTGACCGTACTGAACGCCGAAGATCCTCCGGTGCAGCCGGATCCGGAATTCGCCGCCCGCCTGCGGCGGAAGCTGGAGTCGGCGCTGTCCCTGCCCACCGGAACACGAGGAGTCGAGATGAGCGGAACCACCGCCGCCCTGGCAGACCTGACCGACGACGTGCCGTCGATCCCCGAATACCCCCGGCCCGCCGCCCTGCCCTACCTCACCGTCGCCGATGCACGAGGAGCCATTGCCTGGTACCGCGACGCACTGGGTGCCGAACTGCACGGCGAGCCCATCGTGATGGACGACGGCCGGATCGGGCATGCCGAACTCGCGATCGGCGACGGCGTGCTCTACCTGGCCGACGAGTTCACCGCGATGGGGCTGCGCGCACCCGAGCCCGGCTGGACCTCGGTCAGCCTGATGCTGCACGTCCCCGACACTGACGCGGCGCTGAGCCGGGCGCGTCGGTTCGGGGCCGAGATCGAACGCGAGCCGTATCAGGCGCACGGCTTTCGCGGGGCAACCATCCGCGATCCGTTCGGCCACCGCTGGATGATCAGCGGGCCGGTTGTCGAGCTGATCAGGCCCGGTGACATCGGCTACCTGAGCCTGCACACGCCGGACGTGCGTCTGGCGGCCGCGTTCTACGGACACGTCCTGGGCTGGTCGGTCGACGACGACGGTCAGGTCACCAATACCGTGGAGCACATTGCCCTTTCGCGCGGTGAGGGCACCCTGCGGTGCTACTACGCAGTGACCGACATCGAGGCGGCGCGCACGGCGATCATCGCCGCCGGGGGTCGGGCCGAGGGGCCACGCCGCTTCGCCCTCGGCGAGAGCATGGACGCCACCGATCCGGACGGCAACCCGTTCGCGGTCTACGTCCCCGAGTCGGCGCAGCGCCGGCCCGCGCTCAACGGCGCCGGTGCGGGGGAACTGTCCTACCTCACCCACGAGGTCGCAGATTCAGCGGTGTTCCGGGACTTCTACTCCGCGTTGTTCGGCTGGACGTTCGAGCCGGGTCGGGTCGCCGACGGCTGGCAGATCGGCCACACCCAGCCGATGGCCGGTGTCGCCGGCGGCGCACAGCGGCAGACCGTGGTGCCGATGTGGACGGTGACGGACATCGAGATCGCCGTGCGGCGAGTCCGCGACGCCGGCGGGACCGTGCTCAGTGAACCTGCGCAGCAGTCCTACGGCCTGATGGCCGAGTGCACCGACGACCAGGGTGGCCGGTTCTACCTCGGGCAGTTCTAG
- the mftC gene encoding mycofactocin radical SAM maturase (MftC is a radical SAM/SPASM enzyme that catalyzes the first two steps in biosynthesis of the electron carrier mycofactocin from the terminal Val-Tyr dipeptide of the precursor peptide MftA.): MTSVAPVPRLIEQFERGLDAPICLTWELTYACNLACVHCLSSSGKRDPRELSTEQCKAIIDELERMQVFYVNIGGGEPTVRPDFWELVDYATAHHVGVKFSTNGVRITPEVAAKLAASDYVDVQISLDGATAEVNDAVRGPGSFAMAVRALENLAAAGFSDAKISVVVTRHNVDQLDDFKALADRYGATLRITRLRPSGRGADVWDDLHPTADQQVQLYNWLVARGDGVLTGDSFFHLSGLGAPGALAGLNMCGAGRVVCLIDPVGDVYACPFAIHDRFLAGNIVRDSGFDNVWKNAPLFRELREPQSAGACGSCGHYDACRGGCMAAKFFTGLPMDGPDPECVEGYGAPALANERDKPRPSADHSRGKPIMLTLSTRPPAKPCNESPI; this comes from the coding sequence ATGACTTCGGTGGCACCCGTACCCCGGTTGATCGAGCAGTTCGAGCGCGGTCTGGACGCGCCCATCTGTCTGACCTGGGAACTGACCTACGCCTGCAACCTGGCCTGCGTGCACTGCCTGTCCTCATCGGGCAAGCGGGACCCGCGCGAGCTGTCGACCGAACAGTGCAAGGCGATCATCGACGAGCTCGAGCGCATGCAGGTGTTCTACGTCAACATCGGCGGCGGGGAGCCCACCGTGCGACCCGACTTCTGGGAACTGGTCGACTACGCGACCGCCCACCACGTTGGAGTGAAATTCTCCACCAACGGCGTCCGGATCACCCCCGAGGTGGCCGCCAAGCTGGCCGCCAGTGATTACGTCGACGTCCAGATCTCACTGGACGGCGCGACCGCCGAGGTCAACGACGCCGTGCGCGGCCCGGGTTCGTTCGCCATGGCGGTGCGGGCGCTGGAGAACCTGGCCGCCGCCGGTTTCTCCGACGCCAAGATCTCGGTGGTGGTCACCCGCCACAACGTCGACCAACTCGACGATTTCAAGGCGCTGGCCGACCGCTATGGCGCCACACTGCGGATCACCCGGCTGCGTCCGTCGGGACGCGGTGCCGACGTGTGGGACGACCTGCACCCCACCGCCGACCAGCAGGTCCAGCTCTACAACTGGCTGGTGGCCAGGGGCGACGGAGTGCTCACCGGTGACTCGTTCTTTCATCTGTCGGGTCTGGGCGCGCCCGGCGCGCTCGCGGGCCTGAACATGTGCGGTGCCGGCCGGGTGGTATGCCTGATCGACCCGGTCGGCGACGTCTACGCCTGCCCGTTCGCCATCCATGACCGCTTCCTCGCCGGGAACATCGTGCGGGACAGTGGTTTCGACAACGTGTGGAAGAACGCACCGCTGTTCCGCGAGCTGCGTGAACCGCAGTCGGCGGGGGCGTGCGGTAGCTGCGGGCACTACGACGCCTGCCGGGGTGGATGCATGGCGGCCAAATTCTTCACCGGCCTGCCCATGGACGGTCCGGACCCCGAGTGCGTCGAGGGCTACGGAGCCCCGGCGCTGGCCAACGAGCGTGACAAGCCCCGGCCCAGTGCCGACCACTCCCGGGGCAAGCCGATCATGCTCACGCTCTCCACCCGGCCGCCGGCCAAACCCTGCAACGAAAGTCCGATCTAG